The following coding sequences are from one Triticum dicoccoides isolate Atlit2015 ecotype Zavitan chromosome 4A, WEW_v2.0, whole genome shotgun sequence window:
- the LOC119287414 gene encoding 4-hydroxyphenylacetaldehyde oxime monooxygenase-like, whose product MGISLLHTQWQLIAQLPQQWQLLVLLATLLLPAVSYLLLITRGDAEGGRLRLPPGPARVPVLGNLHQLGRLPHRSLRDLARRHGPVMLLRFGTVPTLVVSSAAAARDVMKTHDADCCSRFVSPGPARLSYGDKSIASSPYGAYWQDMRRLFAAELFGPRGVRAVWAARRDQVDRLMAVLGTAAATAAPLAMDEHVFRVADGIIGTVAYGRIYASEAFARKYEQFQHVLEEAMDMSASFSAEDFFPNAAGRLVDRLTGIIARRERIFRDLDAFFEVVLEQHLDPARPKPESGDGDLVDAFVRAWEEHGFTRDHTKAMLLDAFLGGVEGSSITILWAMSELVRNPPALKKAQGEIRAAVTARDVSPPGLPVQPDDLPKLTYLKMVVKETIRLHPPAPLLLPRETMRRVEIGGYDVPARTRVLVNVWAIGRDPTSWGQDADEFKPERFETDGRHGKVDLRGAHFELLPFGAGRRICPGLAMAVATVEFTLANMLCSFDWMLPEGTAAEDMSMEEAGKLTFHRKTSLVLVPTPYRRN is encoded by the coding sequence ATGGGGATCTCACTGCTCCACACGCAGTGGCAGCTGATCGCACAGCTGCCCCAGCAATGGCAGCTCCTCGTCCTTCTAGCCACCCTCCTCCTCCCCGCCGTCTCCTACCTGCTGCTGATAACGAGGGGCGACGCCGAGGGGGGACGGCTGAGGCTGCCGCCCGGCCCTGCCCGGGTGCCGGTGCTCGGCAACCTGCACCAGCTCGGCCGGCTACCGCACCGCAGCCTGCGCGACCTGGCCCGGCGGCACGGCCCCGTCATGCTGCTTCGCTTCGGCACGGTGCCGACGCTGGTGGTCTCGTCTGCCGCTGCAGCGCGCGACGTGATGAAGACGCACGACGCCGACTGCTGCAGCCGGTTCGTGTCTCCGGGCCCTGCGCGGCTCTCCTACGGTGACAAAAGCATCGCCTCCTCGCCCTACGGCGCCTACTGGCAGGACATGCGCAGGCTCTTCGCCGCCGAGCTCTTCGGCCCGCGGGGCGTTCGCGCCGTATGGGCCGCGCGGCGGGATCAGGTTGACAGGCTCATGGCCGTCCTGGGCACGGCGGCAGCGACGGCGGCTCCGTTGGCGATGGACGAGCACGTGTTCCGCGTCGCCGACGGCATCATCGGCACCGTGGCGTACGGGCGCATCTACGCCTCGGAGGCGTTCGCTCGCAAGTACGAGCAGTTCCAGCACGTGCTCGAGGAGGCCATGGACATGTCGGCCAGCTTTTcggccgaagacttcttccccaACGCCGCCGGCCGCCTCGTCGACCGGCTCACCGGCATCATCGCGCGGCGAGAGAGAATCTTTAGAGACCTGGACGCCTTCTTCGAGGTGGTGCTGGAGCAGCACCTTGACCCCGCGCGCCCCAAGCCAGAGAGCGGTGACGGCGACCTCGTAGACGCCTTCGTCAGAGCTTGGGAGGAGCACGGCTTCACGAGGGACCACACGAAGGCGATGCTCCTGGACGCGTTCCTCGGCGGCGTCGAGGGCAGCTCTATCACGATCCTGTGGGCGATGTCGGAGCTGGTTCGGAACCCGCCGGCGCTGAAGAAGGCACAAGGTGAGATCAGGGCCGCGGTGACCGCCCGCGATGTCTCGCCGCCGGGGCTGCCCGTCCAGCCGGACGATCTGCCCAAACTAACCTACCTGAAGATGGTCGTCAAAGAGACCATCCGGCTGCACCCACCGGCGCCTCTGCTGCTGCCGCGGGAGACGATGCGTCGCGTGGAGATCGGCGGCTACGACGTGCCGGCGAGGACGCGCGTGCTGGTGAACGTGTGGGCCATCGGAAGGGACCCGACAAGCTGGGGGCAAGACGCCGACGAGTTCAAGCCGGAGAGATTCGAGACGGACGGGAGGCACGGCAAGGTGGACTTGCGCGGCGCGCACTTCGAACTGCTGCCGTTCGGCGCGGGCCGGCGGATCTGCCCCGGGCTGGCTATGGCGGTGGCGACTGTGGAGTTCACGCTGGCCAACATGCTATGCAGCTTCGACTGGATGCTGCCGGAGGGGACGGCGGCGGAGGACATGAGCATGGAGGAGGCCGGCAAGCTAACCTTCCACCGCAAGACGTCGCTGGTGCTCGTGCCCACGCCTTACCGCCGCAATTAG